The following DNA comes from Hordeum vulgare subsp. vulgare chromosome 3H, MorexV3_pseudomolecules_assembly, whole genome shotgun sequence.
ttattttttagttgATCCCTCGAACTTTTAATCTCTCAAAATTAAAACTTCTCATCCCTCGAAATGCAACCTTCAGCTCATGTTTCTCCAACCAGGGAAACTCTCGGCAAATTTATGCAGCCTGCTTGCCCCTCTCGGCTGTCGCCCTGTCAACGCCTTTGGAATCCATCTGCGCCGCCGCTGCAACCCTACCTCCCTCTCACCCACTTTCTCCTCCATCGCCGGCTCTAGAACAGGTTGCTATTGTCCGCGATAACAATCTTAGTGACGCGTGGATGACAAGTTTAATTGACACGCACCGTAGTTTTCTGACAAAAAACACTCTTAAGCACAAAATTGTCATGCTTGATAACTAAATTTGTCATCCTTACATCACTAATATTGTCATAAAAAGCGGTTCGATTTGCTATGGTTAAATTTCGGACGTTCAGGATAAGTAGACGATAAAGTATAAGACGAGGATATGATTCGGAGGGATAACAAAACATAATCCAAATCacctgttttttttttgaatgttgAATTCCAAATCACTAGTTGGTGCACAGCGGAAGAACAGTCGTTGATTTCTCTGCAGTGACGAAGGAAACACCGAAACAGAACACAGAAATCCCGATCCCCGCCGCCAAAGGCCCCAACCACGATGGTGCCAGGAACGGCGCCCAGGCCGGCGGCACCGATGCCCGCGCAGCCGAAGAAGCCTCCGCACATGCTCGTGCTCGGCACCGGCTTCGTCGGCCGCTACGTCTCGGAGCGCCTCCTGGCACAGGGATGGTTAGTCCGCCGTCGCTCTCAGTCCCCCTCCTCGCTCTGCTCTACGGCTTCTTCTCTTTGACTGGCGTCGGCACAAATTGAGACCACTCCGTCGCTCTAGCTCCGTTTCCCCAACCCCCCTGATCGATGTCTCGAACTAGATTGGGTTCTGCCGCTGCTGTAGCCATCTCCTCTTCCCCCGAATTCGGTCCTTGATTTCTGTTTGGATGAACGCAGGCGGGTGTCCGGGACGTGCACCAGTGCCGGCAAGAAGATGGAGCTCGAGTTGCTGGGTATGACTGCTTccgtcttcgatgccacaacaaGCAAGTACGGCTTATTTCCTCTCTTCTCACCCTTCTTCTTTCAAGAACCGTTCTCTGTCGTCTCTAGCTAAAAAACATGGACGAGTCGCTAAAACTGGTTGTCTGCTGAAAATCTTGGACCCACAAGCGTTTCTCTAGTGTTATTATTAGTTGAATCGCATCTGAAAAGGTGAAGGAGGCTCTCCTTTGTTTTTGGTTGACCATAAAATTTTGTTTTCGGTTGAACATAATTTTTTGCTGATGCAGGCCAGAATATTTGCTTAAAACTTGCAGTGAAGTCAATCTTTGAAACTAATACTAGTACATTTATATATGCAAATACTTCAATCACGGCTGATTGTTTAATCATTATGGGAAGAAGGTCACTCCAAATTTTTGTGCTAGACTCCCAATacattttcttgaaattttattaAAACGATATGTGATCCTCATCTCCTGTTGTTGGACCTGTGCCCCTCTGGGCCCTCTTACTCCTGTGTGTGGGTGCCAGTGAACTTTTATTTCTCATACTTGTGTCTTTATCTCTACGGGCAGTTTCCTTTTCTGATTATTTATGGCTCTCAATTCCAGCCTTGCAAATCTTCATGCTTTGCAAGATGCAACCCATTTGCTCATCTCCATTCCTCCCATCCCTGGGGTTGGTGATCCTGTACGTTGCCAGTTATCTGCTGCTCAATTCAGCATGCTTCACTTGAATGCGATCCTGATATGACTTCATGCTTATCCCTTATGCAGTTGCTTTCCTCACATGCTGACCTGCAAACAACACTGACTAGTGGTAATCTTCAATGGTTATGCTACCTATCTTCAACAAGTAAGTTCAAACAATGTATGCACCTCTCATATGAAATACTTGGTTTGGGTGGTGGACAGGGTGGTGGACTGGACGGCGCCCTCTCCGCGCTCCTCCCACTCCGCCCAGAGCGGTCTGCCGTCGTCCGGCTCCGACGACGATGACTCTCCCTTCCCGATGGTGGCCCCTGCGTCTTGGACGATGGGGGTTGAGGACGGCCAGAGGAGCGACCGCATGCATCGCCTGGCTCGTGCCCCTGTTGCCAGCCTGGGTTGCCGGGGTGGACCTCGGGACGGCCGCTCGAGAGACCGCGACGACGAGGGAGGGCCGGGTGCAGGCGGACACAGGTCCTGGAAGGACGTCCTCCTTCGCCGCGGCGCCTCGCGTGCTCCACCTCGCGCTACGCCTTCGCAGCGCCGTCGCAGCCTATCCCCGCCGGCCAGGCGCGGATCGAGGGAGTCCTCGGGCCGTCGCTCGGGGGCTGGGAGGGCCACTGCGTCAGCTAGACGCCAGTCGAGGCCACACCTTGAGAGCTCCACTCCTGCAGGGGCTCCCAAGGCCACGGGCTCCGCCGCTGCGGCCACCCAGCTCGCCCCTGTTGCGAGGAACAGCACCAGCGGGAAAGACCCGGTCGAGGAGTTTTTCAGGACGGCCAAGAAGCCCACCATAGCCTCCGTCATCGTCGATGGCCTGGCAGCCGGCGTCCACATCGCCGCAGAGGCGGCAGTGGCGGCCCCCCTTGAGTTCGTAGATGCCAATCTGCTCCAGGCCTCCGGCGAGACAGTGCAGCTGGACGCGTTCAGTCCAACGCTGTCGGCTGCAGCCTCCGATCTGGGACAGTTCCTCAGAACCACCCCATCGCCAGCTAACACCATGGAGGTCCAGCTCGGGGCGGTTACGGGACGCGTCAGGCAGCTGGAGATCGGAGGAACCGTCGCTAGGCCGGAGTCGCGGGGCCTCTTCCGGACGACCAAGCAGCAGCCGCTGATTGCCATTGCCCCCGCGCGCCGTCCCGCGGCGCCGCCGAAGACTAGGGCCACCTCTACCCCGACTCGCTCCAGCGCGCGGCAAGCTGTCGGGTCGTCGGTGCCAGTGGCACATCGCGCTTCCCTGCGCCTTGTCAAGGAGCTCGGTCTGCTCGGCCCTCGAGACAAGCTGACGGCAGAAGTTGCGAAGGCGCTCTTACAACGTTTTGAAGAGCCCTTGTCCGACAGTGACATCTCGGTCATCGCCAGGCTGACCCGTCTGGACAGCGAGGCGCTGCGGGTCATGGCTCGCATGAACGGCCCCGACGGAGCTGCCGATGAGGCCACCGTGTAACCATGTTAGCCGCCCTTAGTTTCTATCTCCGATGGTGACCGATCCCCGATCGGTTCGAGTTAGTTTGGTTTTCATTTCCAACGGGCAGTAGGATAGTTCCTCATCGCCGGCGCATCTTGGGTTCTGCTGGTTGGCGCCGgtctcaaatatgtatgatggttgTGTTCTTTTTAGGCCAACGGCCGATTAGTATTAGTCATCGGAGGTCCATCGGTGTTTTAGATGTATGACAAGATCCACCCCATCATGTGCTGGAATGTTCGTGGCTTGAACAACCCAGCCAAGAGGACAACGGTCGGGGAGATGGCGGCTGCCCACCGCATTGCCATTCTCTGCATCCAGGAAACCAAAATCGCAGCCTGGTCACCTGATTTGGTCCGCGAGATCGGGGGCGCCAGGCTCACAGAGTGCATCGCTCTACCGGCCATAGGCACTAGCGGGGGTGCGGCCATCCTTTGGGACAAGGAGCTAGCCTT
Coding sequences within:
- the LOC123443437 gene encoding uncharacterized protein LOC123443437 isoform X3 is translated as MVPGTAPRPAAPMPAQPKKPPHMLVLGTGFVGRYVSERLLAQGWRVSGTCTSAGKKMELELLGMTASVFDATTSNLANLHALQDATHLLISIPPIPGVGDPLLSSHADLQTTLTSGWWTGRRPLRAPPTPPRAVCRRPAPTTMTLPSRWWPLRLGRWGLRTARGATACIAWLVPLLPAWVAGVDLGTAARETATTREGRVQADTGPGRTSSFAAAPRVLHLALRLRSAVAAYPRRPGADRGSPRAVARGLGGPLRQLDASRGHTLRAPLLQGLPRPRAPPLRPPSSPLLRGTAPAGKTRSRSFSGRPRSPP
- the LOC123443437 gene encoding uncharacterized protein LOC123443437 isoform X5, producing the protein MGVEDGQRSDRMHRLARAPVASLGCRGGPRDGRSRDRDDEGGPGAGGHRSWKDVLLRRGASRAPPRATPSQRRRSLSPPARRGSRESSGRRSGAGRATASARRQSRPHLESSTPAGAPKATGSAAAATQLAPVARNSTSGKDPVEEFFRTAKKPTIASVIVDGLAAGVHIAAEAAVAAPLEFVDANLLQASGETVQLDAFSPTLSAAASDLGQFLRTTPSPANTMEVQLGAVTGRVRQLEIGGTVARPESRGLFRTTKQQPLIAIAPARRPAAPPKTRATSTPTRSSARQAVGSSVPVAHRASLRLVKELGLLGPRDKLTAEVAKALLQRFEEPLSDSDISVIARLTRLDSEALRVMARMNGPDGAADEATV